A genomic region of Deltaproteobacteria bacterium HGW-Deltaproteobacteria-18 contains the following coding sequences:
- a CDS encoding AcrB/AcrD/AcrF family protein, which produces MRDRIQHGAIAWMASNPVAANLIMLLCLVGGLLMLTRIKQEVFPEFESEIVTVTVAYPGASPEEVEKGIVLAIEERVTGLDGIKKVTSSSMEGAGTVTVEALEGTDMERLAQDVKGEVDRISSFPEDAETPRVVIASNRRRTMSIAVYGNMEERVLREMAETVRDDLLQDPEITQIELNGARDLEISVEISQDTLRAHGLTLRQVAEIIGNSALELPGGSVKTSQGEILVRVKDRRELGKEFANLPIISSPDGSVVRLEDLGRITDGFEDTDLFALYNNQPAILLDIYRVGDQTPISVSDAVQRHMERLNQILPPGVHLAKRNDSSDIFRQRMDLLTRNGLMGLCLVFILLALFLEIRLAFWVSMGIPISILGSFLILPWIGVSINMISMFAFIITLGIVVDDAIVVGENVYQYKEQGLSSLKAATSGTREVVMPVTFSVLTNVVAFVPMLFVPGVLGRVFGVLPAVVVSVFLISLIESLFVLPSHLGHLKSGGKSWFCFLHKGQAKFSAWFMRMVNTIISPLLMLTIRLRYLTLAMAVAVLVATVGYVASGRMGIVMFPKVESDYAYVELAMPFGSPVARTEAAINRMVSIADDLARENGGDKLVEGIFSQVGTSSGGHQGSVRVFLTPPEIRTLPTAEFTRIWRERVGEIAGAEYLKFESDRGGPGSGAALTIELSHRSTQILEKAGEELARELGSYAQVSDIDDGFSAGKTQLDFRIRPEGRSLGLTSEDVARQIRAAFFGAEALRQQRGRNEIKVMVRLPESERVSLQNIEDFLVRTPAGTSVLLREVADVTKGHSYTSIERRNGRRIISVTADVTPPSEAAAIINSVKAGYLPKLQERYQGLEFSFEGKQADIKEGVGALLLGLGMACLCIFALLAVPLRSYVQPLIIMTSIPFGIVGAVFGHLVMGYSLSLVSLFGIVALSGVVVNASLVLIDCANGKRRLGQSALASIHQASVQRFRPILLTTVTTFGGLAPMIWETSRQARFLIPMALSLGFGIVFATFITLGIVPSLYMVLEDIKRFGRSWIK; this is translated from the coding sequence ATGCGCGACAGAATCCAACACGGAGCCATCGCCTGGATGGCCTCCAACCCGGTAGCCGCGAACCTGATCATGCTGCTCTGCCTTGTCGGCGGACTGCTCATGCTCACCCGGATCAAGCAGGAAGTCTTTCCCGAGTTCGAGTCCGAAATCGTGACCGTGACCGTGGCCTACCCCGGAGCAAGCCCGGAGGAAGTGGAAAAGGGCATCGTCCTTGCGATAGAGGAGCGAGTAACTGGGCTGGACGGAATCAAGAAGGTCACCTCCTCCTCGATGGAAGGCGCCGGAACGGTCACGGTAGAGGCGCTGGAAGGGACCGACATGGAGCGTCTGGCCCAGGACGTGAAAGGCGAGGTCGACAGGATCTCCTCTTTTCCTGAAGACGCCGAGACTCCCAGGGTGGTCATCGCTTCAAACCGCCGCCGGACCATGTCCATAGCCGTTTACGGAAACATGGAGGAACGGGTCCTGCGCGAGATGGCCGAAACAGTTCGCGACGACCTGCTGCAGGACCCGGAGATCACCCAGATTGAACTGAACGGTGCGCGTGACCTGGAAATCAGCGTAGAAATTTCCCAGGACACCCTGCGCGCCCATGGTCTGACCCTCCGACAGGTGGCGGAGATCATCGGCAATTCCGCCCTGGAACTGCCGGGCGGCAGCGTGAAGACAAGCCAGGGTGAAATCCTGGTCCGGGTCAAGGACCGTCGCGAACTGGGCAAGGAATTCGCCAATCTGCCCATCATCAGCTCCCCCGATGGCTCGGTGGTCCGTCTGGAGGATCTAGGCCGCATCACGGATGGATTCGAGGATACCGACCTCTTCGCCCTCTATAATAACCAACCCGCCATCCTCCTGGACATCTACCGCGTGGGGGACCAGACGCCCATCTCCGTATCCGACGCCGTCCAGCGGCACATGGAGCGGCTGAATCAGATCCTGCCGCCGGGCGTTCATCTCGCCAAACGCAATGACAGCTCGGACATCTTTCGCCAGCGCATGGACCTGCTGACCCGCAACGGCCTGATGGGACTCTGCCTTGTCTTCATCCTGCTAGCCCTGTTTCTTGAAATTCGGCTGGCGTTCTGGGTCAGCATGGGCATCCCCATCTCCATCCTGGGATCCTTCCTGATTCTCCCGTGGATTGGCGTAAGCATCAACATGATCTCCATGTTTGCCTTCATCATCACGCTCGGTATCGTGGTCGACGACGCCATCGTGGTCGGAGAAAACGTCTATCAATACAAGGAACAGGGGCTCTCTTCCCTCAAGGCCGCCACCAGCGGCACAAGGGAAGTGGTCATGCCCGTGACCTTCTCGGTCCTGACCAATGTCGTCGCGTTTGTACCCATGCTCTTCGTGCCCGGCGTCCTGGGACGCGTTTTCGGCGTGCTCCCGGCGGTGGTCGTCAGCGTCTTTCTCATCTCGCTGATCGAAAGCCTCTTCGTCCTCCCCTCTCACCTTGGGCACCTCAAATCCGGCGGCAAGTCCTGGTTCTGCTTCCTGCACAAAGGACAGGCCAAGTTCAGCGCGTGGTTCATGCGCATGGTGAACACCATCATCTCGCCCCTGCTCATGCTGACCATACGGCTGCGCTACCTGACCCTGGCCATGGCCGTGGCGGTGCTTGTGGCCACGGTGGGATACGTGGCCAGCGGGCGCATGGGCATCGTCATGTTCCCCAAGGTCGAGTCGGACTATGCCTACGTCGAGCTGGCCATGCCCTTCGGCTCGCCCGTGGCCCGCACCGAGGCGGCCATCAACCGCATGGTCAGCATCGCCGACGATCTGGCACGTGAAAACGGCGGGGATAAGCTGGTCGAAGGAATCTTTTCCCAGGTCGGCACCAGCTCCGGCGGACACCAGGGCTCGGTGCGGGTCTTTCTGACCCCGCCGGAAATACGCACCCTGCCCACGGCGGAGTTCACCAGAATCTGGAGGGAACGCGTCGGCGAAATCGCCGGAGCCGAATACCTCAAATTCGAATCTGACCGCGGCGGACCGGGCTCCGGCGCGGCCCTGACCATCGAACTATCGCACCGCTCCACCCAAATCCTGGAAAAAGCAGGAGAAGAACTGGCCAGAGAGCTCGGTTCCTACGCTCAGGTATCAGACATCGATGACGGATTTTCCGCCGGCAAGACGCAGCTCGATTTTCGCATCCGGCCGGAAGGGCGCAGCCTGGGGCTGACCTCAGAGGACGTGGCCCGCCAGATCCGGGCGGCATTCTTCGGAGCCGAGGCCCTGCGTCAGCAACGCGGCCGCAACGAAATAAAGGTCATGGTCCGCCTGCCGGAAAGCGAACGCGTCTCCCTGCAAAACATCGAGGACTTTCTGGTGCGCACCCCGGCCGGGACAAGCGTGCTGCTGCGCGAGGTGGCCGATGTCACCAAGGGGCACTCCTACACCAGCATCGAACGACGCAACGGCCGCCGCATAATATCCGTGACCGCCGACGTGACCCCGCCCTCGGAGGCCGCCGCGATCATAAATTCCGTCAAGGCCGGCTACCTGCCAAAGCTGCAGGAGCGTTATCAGGGCCTTGAGTTCAGCTTCGAAGGCAAGCAGGCCGACATCAAGGAAGGCGTCGGGGCGCTCCTGCTCGGACTTGGCATGGCCTGCCTGTGCATTTTCGCCCTGCTGGCAGTTCCCCTGCGCAGCTATGTACAGCCTCTGATCATCATGACCAGCATCCCCTTCGGCATCGTCGGCGCAGTGTTCGGACATCTGGTCATGGGCTACAGCCTGAGCCTGGTTTCGCTTTTCGGCATCGTGGCCCTGTCCGGGGTGGTGGTCAATGCATCCCTGGTGCTCATCGACTGCGCCAACGGCAAGCGTCGGCTCGGACAATCAGCCCTGGCCTCCATTCATCAGGCCAGCGTGCAGCGCTTCCGGCCCATCCTGCTGACCACGGTGACCACATTCGGAGGGCTCGCGCCCATGATCTGGGAAACCTCGCGCCAGGCGCGCTTTCTCATCCCCATGGCCCTGTCGCTGGGCTTTGGCATCGTATTCGCGACCTTCATCACCCTTGGGATCGTGCCCTCCCTGTACATGGTGCTTGAAGACATCAAACGTTTCGGCCGCTCTTGGATCAAATAA
- a CDS encoding efflux RND transporter periplasmic adaptor subunit translates to MHPEKKQSEKAMIIPECDSTKPLPSKIKLLVVLLSLLFVGGGIFVAVRFIKTRPTPPQRPLVVIAPLVETATVTAGPETVIVQALGTVVPARQTLIRAEVAGVVREISPAFLPGGTVAGASPLLRLVDEDFRLAVTSKEAELENAKAALELELGYQQVAKHEWELLGITGNAGESSDLALRKPQLAQARARMRQAEAALGQARLDLKRTTVTAPFTALVLEKNVEIGSRVSITDTLATLVDTREFWVEAAIPVDRLPWITLPGKNSPGSAVRIRSQASGAERTGRILRLRGDLEAQGRLARVQISLPAPLEATPAPILLGEYVRLEIEGKRLKNVIRLPRAALRENDTVWTVHNATLSIRPATVAWRDTDTVLISDGLESGDTVVISELASPIEGMPVSLGQAR, encoded by the coding sequence ATGCATCCTGAAAAGAAACAAAGCGAAAAAGCCATGATCATACCCGAATGCGACAGCACCAAGCCCTTGCCATCGAAAATCAAGCTTCTTGTCGTCCTTCTGTCCCTGCTCTTTGTGGGGGGTGGAATTTTTGTCGCGGTCCGCTTCATCAAAACCCGACCCACGCCTCCTCAACGGCCGCTGGTGGTCATAGCGCCCCTGGTCGAGACAGCCACCGTCACGGCAGGCCCGGAAACGGTGATAGTCCAGGCTCTGGGCACCGTCGTGCCCGCACGCCAGACCCTGATCCGGGCCGAAGTGGCCGGAGTTGTCCGCGAAATCTCCCCCGCATTTCTGCCCGGCGGGACAGTGGCCGGGGCAAGCCCGCTGCTGCGCCTGGTGGATGAAGACTTTCGTCTGGCCGTGACCAGCAAGGAGGCGGAGCTTGAAAACGCCAAGGCCGCGCTGGAACTTGAACTTGGATACCAGCAGGTGGCCAAACACGAGTGGGAGCTTCTTGGAATCACGGGCAACGCCGGAGAAAGTTCGGACCTGGCCCTGCGCAAGCCGCAGCTTGCCCAGGCCCGGGCCAGGATGCGTCAGGCCGAAGCGGCCCTCGGTCAGGCCCGGCTCGATCTGAAGCGGACCACGGTGACCGCGCCGTTCACGGCCCTCGTGCTGGAAAAGAACGTGGAGATCGGATCCCGGGTCTCCATCACCGACACCCTGGCCACCCTTGTCGACACCCGTGAATTCTGGGTCGAGGCCGCCATACCGGTGGACCGCCTGCCCTGGATCACCCTGCCCGGAAAAAACAGCCCCGGCTCGGCGGTTCGCATCCGTTCCCAGGCCAGCGGGGCCGAGCGCACGGGCCGCATCCTGCGCCTGCGCGGAGATCTGGAAGCACAGGGACGCCTGGCCCGGGTGCAGATCTCGCTGCCCGCGCCCCTTGAGGCCACCCCTGCGCCAATTCTGCTGGGTGAGTACGTGCGTCTTGAAATCGAGGGAAAGCGCCTTAAAAACGTGATCCGCCTGCCCAGGGCCGCGCTGCGCGAAAACGACACGGTCTGGACCGTGCACAACGCGACCCTGTCCATCCGGCCCGCCACCGTCGCCTGGCGCGACACGGACACGGTCCTGATTTCGGACGGCCTGGAATCCGGCGACACCGTCGTGATCAGCGAACTGGCGAGCCCCATCGAAGGCATGCCCGTCAGCCTCGGTCAGGCAAGGTAG
- a CDS encoding RND transporter: MFEPSRTFPPSTPSGALCMRLLVFLFLLTGCHAFAPVPPAVPELPQAYRLEAGDHELADQWWQDLQSEELNSLMDEALRSAPDMRTALARLDQAQAAAKKTGSALWPTLGTSAEATRTWTRLDTRNQVESDAYGLGLAASYELDLWGRVRALRQADTLEVMASRDDLRTAALTLSGEVVGAWISLCSTRQQLSVLESQQRTNAAILSSLELRFANSLASALDVLQQREAIAQTETVIFPLKSEVVRLENRINLLLGRAPGSTDLTESANLPQPMPMPKAGLPAELLLERPDIRAAWQRLLESGWDLAAARADRMPALRLTGNFEHNGADASRIFDNWLANLAASLTAPIIDGGSRRAEVNRQEAVRRERLASYEKTVFTALSEVDTGINAVLKQIELVRALGTQRDAAQAALTSAQIRYRNGVLEYDTVLSLLLKLQQLERTNIREKASLLTLQTGLCRALGKGWRSSFPDAS, translated from the coding sequence ATGTTCGAGCCCAGCAGAACTTTTCCGCCATCGACTCCATCCGGAGCACTTTGCATGAGGCTACTTGTTTTTCTTTTTCTGCTGACGGGATGTCACGCCTTCGCCCCTGTCCCTCCGGCCGTGCCCGAACTACCCCAGGCCTACCGGCTTGAAGCAGGGGATCACGAACTTGCCGACCAGTGGTGGCAGGACCTGCAAAGCGAGGAGTTGAACAGCCTGATGGACGAGGCTCTGCGCTCCGCTCCGGATATGCGCACGGCTCTGGCCAGACTCGACCAGGCCCAGGCCGCTGCGAAAAAAACCGGCAGCGCCCTGTGGCCGACCCTTGGCACAAGCGCCGAGGCAACGCGGACCTGGACCAGGCTCGACACCCGAAACCAAGTCGAAAGCGACGCCTATGGCCTGGGACTCGCGGCCAGCTACGAACTCGACCTCTGGGGCCGGGTCAGGGCCCTCCGCCAGGCCGACACGCTGGAGGTCATGGCCAGCCGCGACGATCTGCGCACGGCGGCCCTGACCTTGAGCGGCGAGGTCGTGGGAGCCTGGATATCCCTGTGCTCTACCCGGCAGCAGCTCTCCGTGCTCGAAAGCCAGCAGCGCACCAACGCGGCCATCCTCTCCTCCCTTGAACTGCGGTTCGCCAACTCGCTGGCTTCAGCCCTGGACGTGCTGCAACAGCGTGAGGCCATCGCCCAGACCGAGACCGTAATTTTCCCCCTGAAATCCGAAGTCGTACGCCTTGAAAACCGGATCAACCTGCTTCTCGGCAGGGCCCCGGGCTCAACGGATCTCACCGAATCGGCGAATCTGCCGCAGCCCATGCCCATGCCCAAGGCCGGCCTTCCGGCGGAACTCCTGCTTGAACGGCCAGACATCCGCGCGGCCTGGCAGCGACTGCTCGAGTCGGGCTGGGATCTGGCCGCCGCCCGGGCGGACCGCATGCCGGCCCTGCGCCTGACCGGAAATTTCGAGCACAATGGCGCAGACGCAAGCCGCATCTTCGACAACTGGCTGGCCAATCTGGCGGCATCCCTGACCGCCCCGATCATCGACGGCGGCAGCCGCCGGGCCGAAGTGAATCGGCAGGAGGCCGTACGCCGGGAACGCCTGGCCTCCTATGAGAAGACCGTCTTCACGGCGCTGTCCGAGGTGGACACGGGCATAAACGCCGTGCTCAAGCAGATCGAGCTGGTGCGTGCCCTGGGAACCCAGCGCGATGCGGCCCAGGCCGCGCTGACCAGCGCCCAGATCCGCTATCGCAACGGCGTGCTCGAATACGACACTGTCCTCTCCCTGCTCCTCAAGCTGCAACAGCTCGAACGCACAAATATCAGGGAAAAGGCCTCCCTCCTGACCCTGCAGACAGGACTTTGCCGGGCCCTGGGCAAAGGCTGGCGATCCTCTTTCCCCGATGCATCCTGA
- a CDS encoding hemerythrin has product MNKKIIWDQSFETGITEIDTQHQRLVEIINSLADGIGHASMDDLHNILTQLKEYANYHFRAEETLMEDAGYADLAEHRDEHLAFVDQILLFDLDVILASEGLAWDMFHFLRGWLTNHILVVDKKFSTSLPA; this is encoded by the coding sequence ATGAATAAAAAAATCATTTGGGATCAGTCTTTTGAGACCGGAATTACCGAAATCGACACGCAGCATCAGCGCTTGGTCGAAATCATAAACTCCCTTGCAGACGGCATCGGCCACGCTTCCATGGACGATCTGCACAACATCCTGACCCAACTCAAGGAATACGCCAACTATCATTTCCGGGCCGAGGAAACGCTCATGGAGGATGCGGGCTACGCGGATCTGGCGGAACACCGGGATGAGCATCTGGCCTTTGTCGATCAGATCCTGCTCTTCGATCTGGACGTCATCCTGGCGTCCGAAGGGCTGGCGTGGGACATGTTCCATTTCCTGCGCGGATGGCTGACCAACCACATCCTTGTTGTCGACAAGAAATTCTCGACATCTCTACCGGCCTGA